The Rhodothermales bacterium genome has a segment encoding these proteins:
- the lysA gene encoding diaminopimelate decarboxylase, with protein MHKPPPFPEILTRIARTCDTPTYVYFERSIRKQIERLHTALQAAPSRLLYAMKANGHPRVLKMFLDQGVGIDAVSPGELLLALRVGFPPGEVLFSANNMTDAEMHFAQAQGVLLNIGELSRLQRFGQAFPGCEVCVRINPLIGAGHHDHVITAGSLSKFGIPVDQLPAVREVVRQHDLQLVGLHQHIGSGIPDIDTLWSAVQVMLDAAREFAGLRFVNLGGGLGVPYRASEKPLDLSRFGERFGDSLRSFHRETGAEVWFEPGRYFVAEAGALVVSATTIKDNGDRCFVGVDSGMSHLVRPVMYNSYHEIVNLSNPNGPLRTYDVVGNICETGDTFARQREVAEIREGDALAILDVGAYGYVMASEYNLRPRPAEVWVPEDNPTRFEVITERQTPADMVAGILQRSL; from the coding sequence ATGCACAAACCTCCCCCCTTTCCGGAAATCCTGACCAGAATCGCCCGAACCTGCGATACGCCGACCTATGTGTACTTCGAGCGGTCGATTCGCAAACAGATCGAGCGTCTGCACACGGCGCTCCAAGCGGCCCCCAGTCGCTTGCTGTATGCGATGAAGGCCAACGGGCATCCGCGGGTCCTGAAGATGTTTCTGGATCAGGGTGTGGGAATCGATGCCGTCTCGCCCGGCGAATTGCTTCTTGCCCTTCGGGTGGGATTCCCACCCGGCGAGGTCCTGTTTTCTGCCAACAACATGACCGATGCGGAAATGCACTTCGCGCAGGCGCAGGGGGTGCTCCTGAACATCGGGGAGTTGTCCCGGCTTCAGCGCTTTGGTCAGGCGTTTCCCGGCTGCGAGGTATGCGTGCGCATCAACCCGCTGATTGGTGCGGGCCATCATGATCATGTGATTACCGCGGGTTCGCTGTCCAAATTTGGAATACCCGTGGACCAACTGCCGGCCGTTCGTGAGGTGGTCCGGCAGCACGACTTGCAGCTGGTCGGGCTGCATCAACACATCGGCAGCGGCATCCCCGATATCGACACGCTCTGGTCGGCCGTGCAGGTCATGCTGGACGCCGCCCGCGAGTTCGCAGGCCTGCGTTTCGTCAATCTCGGCGGCGGACTGGGCGTGCCGTATCGCGCGTCCGAGAAGCCGCTGGACCTGTCGCGGTTCGGCGAGCGGTTTGGCGATTCCCTGCGCTCGTTCCATCGGGAAACCGGAGCCGAAGTCTGGTTTGAGCCGGGACGGTACTTCGTGGCCGAGGCGGGGGCTCTGGTCGTGTCCGCGACGACCATCAAGGACAACGGCGACCGATGCTTTGTGGGCGTGGACTCGGGCATGAGTCATCTCGTGCGGCCCGTCATGTACAACAGCTACCACGAGATCGTCAATCTCAGCAACCCGAACGGCCCGCTGCGCACCTACGACGTGGTCGGCAACATCTGCGAGACCGGCGATACGTTCGCGCGCCAGCGCGAGGTGGCCGAAATCCGCGAGGGAGACGCGCTGGCCATTCTTGACGTGGGTGCCTACGGATACGTGATGGCCTCGGAATACAACCTCAGGCCACGTCCGGCGGAGGTCTGGGTGCCCGAGGACAACCCGACTCGGTTCGAGGTGATCACTGAACGCCAAACGCCCGCCGACATGGTGGCCGGCATCCTGCAGCGAAGCCTGTAG
- a CDS encoding amino acid permease, whose protein sequence is MTQPPGPTATASQPAGLGTFAGVFTPSILTILGVIMYLRFGWVVGNVGLGGTLLIVTLATSITFLTALSISSIATAQDVKGGGAYFMISRSLGIEAGGAVGIPLYFAQALSVALYTIGFAESVASVFPQVDARFAALVTTVAVALVALTSARFAMRIQYGIMLAIALSLLSLVLGDSVETQASVPSQAFEPAGFWTVFAVFFPAVTGIMAGVNMSGDLAEPRKAIPTGTLAAVGTGYVIYMSLPVLLNAWATPEQLVADPMIMTRMARFGEFILLGIWGATLSSAVGSILGAPRVLQALARDGALPRAFSFLGSGSGPDDEPRIGTAVTLGVAIITVMLGNLNAVAPVLSMFFLATYGVLNVTAGLERFLGNPSFRPELRIHWFWSAVGAAGCVAVMFLINGAATVAALVIVGGIYIWLERQELKSAWGDVRLGLWLSLTRAGLLRLRQPADAKNWRPHFLVLSGAPTKRWHLVEFAAAISHNRGLLTVASVLPPDMEVDRVDRLESTIREYMDRQGVPGFVRVLPAESPFQGSRQLLQTYGLGALVPNTVVIGATGDLERLDDYAKLIRLLHESRRNTLIVRYDDEQEFGQQRRIDLWWSGLKGNGGLMITLAYMLRTSLPWRGSVVTVKMVVPNEDAAAGARRNLSDLLASSRTGVLHEVIVSEGRAFPDILRNSSEDADIVFLGLKPPDEDFARYYRDVQRNTRGLPTTVFVRAAEDIPFEEVIL, encoded by the coding sequence ATGACCCAGCCCCCAGGACCCACCGCAACAGCGAGTCAGCCTGCCGGACTCGGCACATTCGCCGGAGTCTTTACGCCGTCGATCCTGACGATCCTCGGCGTCATCATGTACCTGCGTTTTGGCTGGGTGGTAGGCAACGTGGGACTGGGCGGCACCCTGCTCATCGTCACCCTGGCCACGTCGATCACGTTTCTGACGGCGCTTTCCATCTCGTCGATCGCAACTGCCCAGGACGTGAAAGGCGGCGGGGCCTACTTCATGATTTCCCGCTCGCTCGGTATCGAGGCCGGCGGGGCGGTCGGCATCCCGCTGTATTTCGCACAGGCCCTGTCGGTGGCGCTGTACACGATCGGTTTTGCAGAGAGTGTGGCGTCCGTGTTTCCGCAGGTGGACGCGCGCTTTGCCGCGCTGGTGACCACGGTGGCGGTGGCGCTGGTAGCCCTGACCTCGGCCCGGTTTGCCATGCGCATCCAGTACGGCATCATGCTGGCCATTGCGCTCTCGCTGCTTTCGCTGGTCCTAGGAGACTCTGTCGAGACCCAGGCGTCGGTGCCGTCGCAGGCCTTCGAACCGGCCGGGTTCTGGACGGTGTTCGCCGTGTTTTTTCCGGCGGTGACCGGCATCATGGCCGGCGTCAACATGTCGGGTGACCTGGCCGAGCCCAGAAAGGCGATACCCACCGGCACCCTCGCTGCCGTCGGCACGGGGTACGTCATCTACATGTCCCTGCCCGTGCTGCTGAACGCGTGGGCCACACCGGAACAGTTGGTGGCCGACCCCATGATCATGACGCGCATGGCCCGCTTCGGCGAATTCATCCTGCTGGGGATCTGGGGCGCTACCCTTTCGAGCGCGGTCGGCAGCATTCTCGGGGCGCCCCGTGTACTGCAGGCCCTGGCTCGGGACGGCGCACTCCCCCGCGCGTTTTCGTTTCTCGGCTCGGGGTCCGGACCGGACGATGAGCCCCGCATCGGCACCGCCGTCACACTGGGTGTGGCCATCATCACGGTGATGCTGGGCAACCTCAATGCGGTCGCCCCGGTGCTGTCCATGTTCTTCCTGGCTACCTACGGCGTGCTGAACGTGACGGCCGGACTGGAGCGGTTCCTCGGAAACCCGTCGTTCCGGCCCGAACTTCGCATCCATTGGTTCTGGTCTGCCGTGGGTGCCGCCGGGTGTGTGGCCGTCATGTTTCTGATCAACGGGGCAGCCACGGTCGCTGCCCTCGTGATTGTCGGCGGCATCTACATCTGGCTGGAACGCCAGGAGCTGAAATCTGCCTGGGGAGACGTGCGGCTGGGCCTGTGGCTTAGCCTTACCCGGGCCGGCCTGCTCAGGCTGCGCCAACCCGCCGATGCCAAGAACTGGCGCCCGCATTTCCTGGTGCTGTCGGGCGCGCCCACCAAACGCTGGCACCTCGTCGAGTTTGCCGCGGCCATATCGCACAACCGGGGTCTGCTGACGGTAGCCTCGGTGCTACCTCCCGACATGGAGGTCGACCGGGTGGACCGACTGGAGAGCACCATCCGTGAGTACATGGACCGCCAGGGCGTGCCCGGTTTTGTGCGCGTGCTGCCGGCAGAATCGCCGTTCCAGGGGTCCAGGCAGCTTTTGCAGACCTACGGCCTGGGTGCCCTGGTGCCCAACACTGTGGTGATCGGCGCCACAGGAGACCTGGAGCGGCTGGACGACTACGCCAAGTTGATTCGCCTGCTGCACGAGTCGCGCCGCAACACGCTGATCGTGCGTTATGACGACGAACAGGAATTCGGCCAGCAGCGCCGTATCGACCTCTGGTGGAGCGGCCTGAAGGGTAACGGCGGCCTCATGATCACGCTGGCCTACATGCTCCGCACGTCGCTGCCATGGCGCGGCTCGGTTGTTACGGTCAAAATGGTCGTGCCCAACGAGGATGCGGCCGCAGGTGCTCGCAGAAATCTGTCGGATCTGCTGGCTTCCTCGCGGACCGGTGTCCTGCACGAAGTCATCGTTTCGGAAGGCCGTGCATTCCCCGATATTCTGCGCAACTCGTCGGAAGACGCGGACATCGTATTTCTTGGCCTGAAGCCTCCGGACGAGGACTTTGCCCGGTACTACCGGGACGTGCAGCGCAACACACGCGGCCTGCCAACCACGGTGTTCGTCAGGGCCGCAGAAGACATCCCCTTTGAAGAGGTCATCCTGTAG
- a CDS encoding ABC transporter permease: MHQAVRVGFEALPVVMLASAFAGIVTTVQTAYQLQNVILSEDTVGAVVVPTLMLEMCALVPGLVMASRVGASIAAELGTMKVTDQIDALEAMGINSLGYLVIPRVLGAVLMFPALYVASTLVAVIAGGAAGSLLDYLPFEAYIRGARTYFLPFDAFYGMTKSLAFGVVITCIACWKGFSTTGGADGVGRSATEAVVTSCVNILIVDYILAELLL, translated from the coding sequence ATGCATCAGGCCGTTCGGGTCGGGTTCGAGGCGCTGCCGGTTGTCATGCTCGCCAGCGCTTTCGCAGGAATCGTGACCACCGTGCAGACGGCGTACCAGCTGCAAAATGTGATCCTGAGTGAGGACACGGTCGGTGCCGTCGTGGTCCCGACGCTCATGCTGGAGATGTGCGCCCTGGTGCCTGGCCTTGTGATGGCGTCGCGGGTGGGCGCATCGATAGCCGCAGAGCTCGGCACCATGAAGGTCACCGACCAGATCGACGCCCTTGAGGCCATGGGCATCAATTCGCTGGGATACCTGGTCATACCCCGTGTGCTGGGTGCGGTGCTGATGTTTCCGGCGCTGTATGTGGCCTCAACCCTGGTGGCCGTGATCGCTGGCGGGGCGGCCGGCTCGCTACTCGACTATCTCCCGTTTGAGGCGTACATCCGGGGCGCACGGACATATTTCCTTCCCTTCGACGCATTCTACGGGATGACCAAATCCCTGGCGTTCGGCGTGGTCATCACCTGCATTGCCTGTTGGAAGGGCTTCTCCACGACGGGTGGAGCAGACGGCGTGGGCAGAAGTGCCACCGAGGCTGTGGTGACGTCGTGCGTCAATATTCTGATCGTGGACTACATCCTGGCCGAACTGCTACTGTAA
- a CDS encoding alpha/beta fold hydrolase, which produces MLRWLVAGYLLALVASGIVRFLSDPPSLRPYQTAVHLPPVEGDTHVEGDTVRLAYADQTGDGPTIVLLHGSPVASSSMMDMHEALGERGYRVLTPDLPGFERSTQEIPDYSVRAHGRYLLSWLDSLDVPTAHVVAYSMAGGVALEGYRMQPERFSSVVMLSAIGVQELELTGTYLLNHAIHGLQLSALWLLREATPHFGWLDDAILGVPYARNFYETDQRPLRGILKAFEPSMLIIHGRDDPLVPYAAAVEHYRLVPQSELSTFSDAGHSFPFALPDTTAALVASFVDRVESGQTLRREAADSARVRAAARPFDPDSVPPPGGFTLFVLMSLVAVATLGSEDLATIGAGLMAARGTLTFLQAFLAALAGIVIGDVGLYALGRWAGRPLISRRPFRWFVSEERLRVGEKWFDERGIRAVLVSRFIPGTRLPTYLAAGVLKAPFGRFLGYFLLAALLWTPALVALSMWLGQGVLQYYERFEAYALWVLFGLVVTLIVATRLIPLMATHEGRRRLVGAWKGTVQWEFWPPWAFYPPVVLWCMGLAVRFRHPLAFTAANPGIPHGGLVGESKADILDLIPGEYVADYARIPARVRPPEGLRLVQAFMARRAVHYPLVLKPDVGERGRGVSIAHSDEDVLRYFARPARASIVQRYVPGREFGVFWYRDPDSEEGVVFSVTDKRFPEVVGNGRDMLHRLIVDDDRAIAMLNVYERANAERLDYVPEDGERIRLVELGTHCRGAVFLDGRHLITPALTESMTHISERIDGFHFGRFDLRVPSEEDLAAGTGLQIIELNGVTSEATHIYQPGTSIFGAWATLFRQWSVAYRIGRKNMRAGTRPTGLLDFARMLRDHLRRVLV; this is translated from the coding sequence TTGCTCCGCTGGCTAGTCGCCGGTTACCTGCTGGCTCTGGTAGCCTCGGGGATTGTTCGGTTCCTTTCGGACCCCCCGTCCCTGAGACCCTATCAGACAGCGGTCCATCTCCCACCTGTGGAGGGCGACACCCACGTTGAGGGCGATACGGTTCGTTTGGCCTACGCGGATCAGACTGGTGACGGCCCGACCATCGTGCTCCTGCACGGCAGTCCGGTTGCCTCGAGCTCCATGATGGACATGCATGAGGCGCTGGGTGAGCGTGGATACAGAGTCCTGACCCCCGACCTGCCTGGATTCGAGCGATCCACGCAGGAGATCCCGGACTACTCCGTACGTGCGCATGGTCGTTACCTGCTGAGTTGGCTGGACAGCCTCGACGTGCCGACCGCGCACGTCGTGGCCTACAGCATGGCAGGCGGAGTCGCGCTGGAAGGGTATCGCATGCAGCCCGAGCGGTTCTCCTCGGTGGTGATGCTGTCCGCGATCGGCGTGCAGGAGTTGGAATTGACGGGCACCTACCTGCTGAACCACGCCATCCACGGGCTACAGCTCTCCGCCCTGTGGCTGCTGCGGGAAGCCACACCTCATTTCGGCTGGCTGGACGATGCGATTCTCGGCGTTCCATACGCCCGGAATTTCTATGAGACCGATCAACGGCCCCTTCGCGGCATCCTGAAGGCGTTTGAGCCCTCCATGCTCATCATTCACGGCCGGGACGATCCGCTGGTACCCTATGCGGCAGCCGTGGAGCACTACCGCCTGGTGCCCCAGAGTGAGCTGTCCACCTTCAGCGACGCGGGCCACAGCTTCCCGTTCGCCCTGCCGGACACCACGGCCGCCCTGGTGGCCTCATTCGTTGACCGGGTGGAGTCGGGGCAGACCCTGCGGCGGGAGGCGGCCGATTCCGCCCGAGTGCGGGCAGCCGCTCGACCCTTCGATCCGGACTCGGTGCCTCCGCCGGGAGGATTCACCCTGTTCGTGCTCATGTCCCTGGTCGCAGTCGCCACACTCGGCAGCGAAGACCTCGCAACCATCGGAGCCGGACTGATGGCCGCCCGCGGCACGCTGACATTTCTCCAGGCTTTTCTGGCCGCGCTGGCGGGCATCGTGATCGGAGACGTCGGCCTGTACGCGCTCGGCCGATGGGCTGGTCGTCCTCTGATTTCGCGGCGACCCTTTCGATGGTTTGTCTCCGAGGAGCGTCTTCGGGTCGGTGAGAAGTGGTTCGACGAGCGTGGCATTCGGGCCGTACTGGTCTCGCGCTTCATTCCCGGCACCCGCTTGCCCACCTATCTGGCGGCGGGCGTGCTGAAGGCACCCTTCGGCCGCTTTTTGGGCTATTTCCTGCTTGCCGCCCTGCTCTGGACACCGGCGCTGGTGGCGCTGTCCATGTGGCTCGGCCAGGGGGTGCTACAGTACTACGAACGCTTTGAGGCCTACGCCCTGTGGGTGCTGTTCGGCCTTGTGGTCACGCTCATCGTCGCGACCCGACTGATCCCGCTCATGGCCACCCACGAGGGTCGCCGCCGCCTGGTCGGTGCGTGGAAAGGCACCGTGCAGTGGGAATTCTGGCCGCCCTGGGCCTTCTACCCACCGGTGGTGCTTTGGTGCATGGGGCTGGCCGTGCGTTTTCGCCACCCGCTCGCGTTTACAGCGGCAAACCCGGGCATTCCGCACGGGGGTCTCGTGGGCGAATCCAAGGCCGACATACTGGACCTCATACCCGGCGAGTACGTCGCCGACTATGCCCGCATCCCTGCCCGTGTTCGCCCCCCGGAGGGACTGCGGCTGGTACAGGCGTTCATGGCGCGGCGAGCAGTGCACTACCCGCTTGTCCTCAAGCCCGATGTCGGCGAGCGCGGCCGAGGCGTCTCGATAGCCCACTCGGACGAGGACGTGCTGCGCTATTTTGCGCGCCCGGCCCGGGCATCGATTGTGCAGCGCTACGTGCCGGGCCGCGAGTTCGGGGTGTTTTGGTACCGGGACCCGGACAGTGAGGAGGGCGTCGTGTTTTCCGTCACGGACAAACGATTCCCGGAGGTCGTCGGCAACGGACGCGACATGCTGCACCGGCTGATTGTGGACGATGATCGCGCTATCGCCATGCTGAACGTGTATGAACGCGCGAATGCCGAGCGCCTGGATTATGTGCCCGAGGACGGAGAGCGGATCCGACTGGTCGAACTGGGCACCCACTGCCGGGGAGCCGTTTTCCTCGACGGCCGGCACCTCATCACCCCTGCCCTCACGGAATCCATGACACATATCTCGGAACGCATCGACGGCTTCCACTTTGGACGCTTCGACCTGCGTGTGCCGTCGGAGGAGGACCTGGCGGCGGGAACCGGATTGCAGATCATCGAACTGAACGGCGTGACGAGCGAGGCCACCCACATCTATCAACCCGGCACATCGATCTTTGGCGCCTGGGCCACCCTGTTCAGACAGTGGTCCGTCGCGTACCGCATCGGACGGAAGAACATGCGGGCTGGCACCCGACCCACCGGTCTGTTGGACTTCGCGCGCATGCTGCGCGATCACCTGAGGAGGGTGCTGGTCTGA
- a CDS encoding 1-acyl-sn-glycerol-3-phosphate acyltransferase → MSVLAPLRGGLRLLFILTVMSLLAAVLAVTGLALIAFPASSRRARAALVTASARAVLRPLGVRLHVDGPAPDPPFMLVCNHLGYMDILVLRAATGTEFISKAEIARWPVIGGLARLTGTLFLDRSNKRELMRINTLVADVLARQRGLTVFPEGTSTAGAQVERFHSGLLAYPSVTGFPVHAATLRYTTPPGIDTAHTVCWWGSMTFLDHLYHLLSIPHFDAWLSFDPNPVQAENRKALTARLHERVSAAFEPIHGAPTE, encoded by the coding sequence GTGTCCGTCCTAGCGCCGCTGCGCGGTGGCCTCCGGCTGCTCTTTATCCTCACCGTCATGAGCCTGCTGGCCGCGGTGCTGGCCGTCACCGGACTGGCCCTTATCGCATTCCCGGCCTCGTCCCGCCGCGCCCGGGCCGCCCTGGTCACGGCCTCGGCACGCGCCGTGCTGCGGCCGCTGGGCGTTCGGCTCCATGTCGACGGGCCTGCGCCGGACCCTCCGTTCATGCTGGTCTGCAACCACCTCGGCTACATGGACATCCTGGTGCTCCGCGCTGCTACCGGGACCGAGTTCATCTCGAAGGCCGAAATCGCGCGATGGCCTGTGATCGGAGGGCTGGCCCGGCTTACCGGCACGCTTTTTCTGGATCGCAGTAACAAACGAGAGCTCATGCGCATCAATACCCTGGTTGCCGATGTACTTGCCCGGCAGCGAGGACTCACCGTGTTTCCGGAGGGCACTTCGACCGCCGGGGCCCAGGTTGAGCGATTTCACTCAGGGCTTCTGGCGTATCCTTCCGTGACCGGTTTTCCGGTCCACGCGGCCACGCTGCGGTATACCACTCCCCCTGGAATCGACACGGCCCACACCGTCTGCTGGTGGGGTTCGATGACCTTTCTGGATCATCTGTATCACCTGCTCAGCATCCCCCACTTCGACGCCTGGTTGTCCTTCGACCCGAATCCTGTGCAGGCAGAAAACCGTAAGGCGCTGACTGCACGACTTCACGAACGGGTCAGTGCGGCCTTCGAACCCATCCACGGCGCCCCGACCGAATGA